A single Amia ocellicauda isolate fAmiCal2 chromosome 9, fAmiCal2.hap1, whole genome shotgun sequence DNA region contains:
- the mrps2 gene encoding small ribosomal subunit protein uS2m: MFTLTSRTREAGMAAGLLKKAFPRLCSPSLGAVVPGLSGIQGRLYNSAAAQVQPSADSADAGSDKIFSEPLKHPDFFRLSELFSLKDLFDARVHLGHKRGCRHRLMEPYIFGCRLEQDIIDLDQTMQHLQQALNFTAHVAYRGGVILFVSRSRQFSHLIESTARDCGEYAHTRYWQGGLLTNAPVQYGAGVRLPDLIVFLSTPNNIFQQHVAVRDAAKMNVPTVGIVDSNCNPSLITYPVPGNDDSAAAQELYCKLFKMTITRAKDKRKQMELLYGLSRPEDQRSVPSRLSQD, translated from the exons ATGTTCACTTTGACCTCCAGGACAAGAGAGGCGGGCATGGCTGCTGGGTTACTGAAGAAAG CTTTCCCCCGGCTCTGCAGTCCCAGTCTGGGCGCGGTGGTGCCAGGGCTCTCGGGCATCCAGGGCCGTCTGTATAACAGTGCAGCGGCGCAGGTCCAGCCCTCAGCTGACAGTGCGG ATGCTGGAAGTGATAAGATATTTTCAGAGCCCCTGAAACACCCTGACTTCTTCCGCCTGTCAGAGCTTTTCTCTCTGAAGGACCTCTTCGATGCCAGGGTGCACCTGGGCCACAAAAGAGGTTGCAGACACAG GCTGATGGAGCCATATATATTTGGCTGTCGACTGGAGCAGGACATCATCGATCTGGACCAGACGATGCAGCACCTGCAGCAGGCGCTCAACTTCACGGCACACGTGGCGTACCGGGGGGGGGTGATCCTGTTCGTCAGCCGCAGCCGGCAGTTCAGTCACCTGATCGAGAGCACGGCGCGGGACTGCGGGGAGTACGCCCACACACGCTACTGGCAGGGCGGGCTGCTCACCAACGCCCCCGTGCAGTACGGAGCGGGCGTCAGGCTGCCCGACCTCATCGTCTTCCTCAGCACCCCCAACAACATCTTCCAGCAGCACGTGGCCGTCCGCGACGCCGCCAAGATGAACGTCCCCACGGTGGGAATCGTGGACTCCAATTGCAACCCGAGCCTCATCACCTACCCCGTCCCTGGCAACGACGACTCGGCGGCCGCCCAGGAGCTCTACTGCAAGCTCTTTAAAATGACCATCACACGAGCCAAGGACAAGAGGAAGCAGATGGAGCTCCTTTATGGCCTGAGCAGACCTGAAGACCAAAGATCAGTACCTTCTAGATTGTCTCAGGACTGA
- the dipk1b gene encoding divergent protein kinase domain 1B, with protein MFSGQPKMMRSLRRLVHLVLFCPLSKGLQSRLPAIKVKYLFLAWLGIFVGSWAVYMHYSSYSELCRGHVCQMIICDHYRRGIISGSSCKALCEENTLVLQHCLSSTPSHQVYSGSWKHKPVIIKCGIEETLRGDGSPDSAPRREMTLFDKPTRGTSMDEFREMLHSFLRSNLGEQPSLGSLVGRVISLSDVNQDGKVSLAEAKSVWALLQVNEFLLMVALQEKEHTPKLLGFCGDLYVTEQVAHSSLYRLEVPRYLQPLVPSALHFSVNQWLAPAWPRRAKITIGLLEFVEEVFHGSYGSFYMCDASPRHVGYNSKYDCKMADLRSVASEMAVRGYLKGRHCEHNSDCTYGQDCTATCDKLVKQCNTEVVQPNLAKVCRLLQDYLLFGAPPELREDLQKQLRTCVTLSGLASQMEVHHSLVLNNLKTLLWKKISNTKYS; from the exons ATGTTTTCCGGACAGCCCAAGATGATGCGGAGTTTACGGAGACTGGTGCATCTGGTGCTGTTTTGCCCCCTGTCCAAAGGGTTGCAG AGCCGTCTGCCTGCGATCAAGGTGAAGTACCTGTTTCTGGCTTGGCTGGGTATTTTCGTAGGGAGCTGGGCTGTCTACATGCATTATTCATCCTACTCTGAGCTGTGTCGTGGACATGTCTGCCAAATGATAATA TGTGATCACTACAGAAGAGGCATCATCTCTGGATCTTCCTGTAAAGCTCTTTGTGAAGAAAATACGTTGGTGTTACAGCACTGCCTGTCCTCAACTCCCTCACACCAG GTTTATAGTGGATCTTGGAAGCATAAGCCGGTGATAATCAAGTGTGGGATTGAGGAGACCCTGCGAGGGGATGGCAGCCCAGACTCGGCGCCCAGGAGGGAGATGACGCTCTTTGACAAACCCACCAGAGGGACCTCCATGGATGAATTCCGAGAGATGCTTCACAGCTTCCTGAGG TCCAATCTTGGTGAGCAGCCGTCTCTGGGGAGCCTTGTGGGCCGGGTGATCTCTCTGTCAGATGTTAACCAGGATGGGAAGGTGTCCCTGGCTGAGGCCAAGTCTGTGTGGGCGCTGCTGCAGGTCAACGAGTTCCTGCTCATGGTGGCGCTGCAGGAGAAGGAACACACCCCTAAATTGCTGGGCTTCTGCGGCGATCTGTATGTGACCGAGCAGGTTGCCCACAGCTCCCTCTATAGGCTGGAGGTCCCTCGCTACCTGCAGCCGCTGGTGCCCTCGGCCCTGCACTTCAGCGTGAACCAGTGGTTGGCTCCGGCCTGGCCTCGGAGGGCCAAGATCACGATCGGGCTGCTGGAGTTTGTGGAGGAGGTCTTCCATGGCTCCTACGGCAGCTTCTACATGTGTGATGCCAGCCCCCGGCACGTGGGCTACAACAGCAAGTATGACTGCAAGATGGCCGACCTGCGCAGCGTGGCCTCCGAGATGGCTGTGCGGGGCTACCTGAAGGGCCGCCACTGCGAGCACAACAGCGACTGCACCTACGGCCAGGACTGCACGGCCACCTGCGACAAGCTGGTCAAGCAGTGCAACACCGAGGTGGTGCAGCCCAACCTGGCCAAGGTTTGCCGACTCCTGCAAGACTACCTACTGTTCGGTGCCCCGCCTGAACTCCGTGAGGACTTGCAGAAGCAGCTACGAACTTGTGTCACCCTCAGTGGGCTGGCCAGTCAGATGGAGGTGCACCACTCCCTGGTTCTCAACAACCTGAAGACACTCCTGTGGAAGAAGATCTCCAACACTAAGTATTCCTGA